In Sorghum bicolor cultivar BTx623 chromosome 8, Sorghum_bicolor_NCBIv3, whole genome shotgun sequence, one genomic interval encodes:
- the LOC8068845 gene encoding uncharacterized protein LOC8068845 isoform X1 encodes MMFRRSGKSCSKAKKKKGTAAPWQNGVEPRKVDGGGPGSNSRQVAPDTTGMGNIDDGTSRDETFFEATPWFESDCEDDFYSVNGDLTPARSFTSRTSRTTVPGPQNLPTLGAILKAEPLKPPAPPRKLGDLLRETQDDDDIAMEGPDDLSKDDSLRILQEANRCCVPQLARAISCNGRRQHK; translated from the exons ATGATGTTTCGCAGATCAGGCAAGAGTTGTagcaaggccaagaagaagaagggcacCGCTGCTCCATGGCAGAATGGAGTAGAGCCGCGGAAGGTTGATGGAGGAGGACCCGGCTCCAACAGCAGGCAGGTCGCGCCGGATACTACCGGCATGGGAAACATCGATGACG gcACTAGCAGAGATGAGACATTCTTTGAAGCCACCCCTTGGTTTGAATCAGACTGTGAAGATGATTTCTACAGTGTCAACGGAG ATCTGACCCCAGCAAGATCATTCACATCTCGAACCAGCCGGACCACGGTACCTGGACCTCAGAATCTACCGACACTGGGGGCGATCTTGAAGGCTGAACCCCTGAAGCCGCCAGCGCCGCCAAGGAAGCTCGGCGACCTCCTGCGGGAGACGCAAGACGATGATGACATCGCCATGGAGGGTCCTGACGACCTCTCCAAAGACGATTCCTTGCGCATCCTCCAGGAGGCCAACCGGTGCTGCGTGCCGCAGTTGGCGCGGGCCATTAGCTGCAATGGGAGGAGGCAGCATAAGTGA
- the LOC8068845 gene encoding uncharacterized protein LOC8068845 isoform X2, whose amino-acid sequence MMFRRSGKSCSKAKKKKGTAAPWQNGVEPRKVDGGGPGSNSRQVAPDTTGMGNIDDGTSRDETFFEATPWFESDCEDDFYSVNGDLTPARSFTSRTSRTTLPGPHNLPTLGAILKAEPLKPPTPQRKLGNLLQETQDDDDIAMEGPDDLSRGDSLRIVEEANRCCLPQFARAISCNGRRQHK is encoded by the exons ATGATGTTTCGCAGATCAGGCAAGAGTTGTagcaaggccaagaagaagaagggcacCGCTGCTCCATGGCAGAATGGAGTAGAGCCGCGGAAGGTTGATGGAGGAGGACCCGGCTCCAACAGCAGGCAGGTCGCGCCGGATACTACCGGCATGGGAAACATCGATGACG GCACTAGCAGAGATGAGACATTCTTTGAAGCCACCCCTTGGTTTGAATCAGACTGTGAAGATGATTTCTACAGTGTCAACGGAG ATCTGACCCCAGCAAGATCATTCACATCTCGAACCAGCCGGACCACGCTACCTGGACCTCACAATCTACCGACGCTGGGGGCGATCTTGAAGGCTGAACCCCTGAAGCCGCCAACGCCGCAAAGGAAGCTCGGCAACCTCCTGCAGGAGACGCAAGACGATGATGACATCGCCATGGAGGGCCCTGACGACCTCTCCAGAGGCGACTCCTTGCGCATCGTCGAGGAGGCCAACCGGTGCTGCCTGCCGCAGTTTGCGCGCGCCATTAGCTGTAATGGGAGGAGGCAGCACAAGTGA